The Gardnerella leopoldii genomic interval AAAGCTTTATCTGAATATGATCTTGATGCGATATCTGATTATTGTTGCGAAAGTGCAAATAAAAATCGTAAAGATTTAGATTCAATAAGTGAAGATTTAACAATTTCTTCTCCTATTGGAATTCGTTCTGCTATTGTTGCTGCATTAGCTAAGAAAAAGCCAGTTGTTGTTATTGTTCCATCGAGTAGAGATGCTGAAGATTTTATTGCGTCTGTGCGTGATTGGTACGATGGTGATGCTCAAGACGTTGCTAAATTAGAAGCTTGGGAAACGTTACCTCATGAAAGGCTTTCGCCTAGGGCAGATACTGTTGCTAGCAGGATTGCAGTGTTTCGTAGGCTTTGTCATCCTGAAAATAACACATCACTTTTTGGTCCGATTCGCGTGTTGGTTATGCCTGTGCGATCGCTTATTCAGCCTGTAGTTGAAGGCATTGGTGATATAGATCCTCTGTTATTTGAGTGCGGAAAAGAATTAACTCTTGAATATGCTGTGAAACGTTTGGTAGAAAACGCATATACTCGTGTTGATTTGGTGATGGAACGTGGAGAGTTTGCTGTTCGTGGTGGAATTATTGACGTTTTTGCGCCAACAATGACGCATCCTGTGAGAATTGAATTTTTTGGTGATGAAATTGATACTATAAAGCAATTTCATGCTTCTGATCAGCGTACTTATGGCAATAATATTGCAAGCATTTGGGCTACGCCTTGCCGTGAGCTTCAGATTACAGAAAAAATTTGCAAGCGCGCGTGTTCTCTTATTGGCGCAATTCCAAATGCTGACGATATGCTTGAATCAATCGCAAATTCTATACCTGTAGAAGGTATGGAGTCTTTGTTGCCTGCACTAGTGGATCGCATGGAATCAGTGCAAAATATGCTTCCAAAGGAATCTGTTATTATTCTATCTGATCCCGAAAAATGCCGTAGAGCTGCAGATGACGTAACTGCTACAGCTAACGAATTCTTAGCGGCTAGTTGGCATGTTGCTGCTTCTGGACACGGTTCTGGAGCTCCAATAACATTCGATCAAGCTAATTTCTTGGATTTTGATGAAACGATTTCATCGTTAGAATTGTCTAATCATGATGTATGGAAATTAACATCTTTTGGTGTTGACAATCAAATTTATGGAAATATTGCTTTGCCAGCATCGGCGCCACAAGAGTTTCGAGGAGATGAATCGAAAGTTTCTGGTGGTATCACTTCTCTTGTTGACAATGGTTTTGCTGTAACTATTACAGCTGCGGCTTCTGGTACTCTTGCACGCTTGAGACGCGCTATATATGTGACTGGTGTACATGAATTTACTACAGTGCGCTCAAGTATTTCGGATGGCTTTATCGATAATGTTGCGCGTATCGCGATTCTTACAGAGCGTGATCTGACAGGTAAATCTTCTGCATCAGCTCAACTAAAAACTCCAAAACGCAGGCGCAAAGCAATCGACCTAATGGAACTAAAGCCTGGTGATTTCGTTGTGCACGAGCAGCATGGTATTGGACGTTTTGTTGGTATGAAACAACGTAATATTGCTGTTTCGGGTGGTAGTGCAACTCGCGAATATTTAGTAATTGAATATGCTCCTAGCAAACGTAATGCTCCTAACGATAAACTTTTTATTCCAACCGATCAGCTTGATTTAGTTAGTAAATATATTGGTGCCGAAATACCAAAGCTTAACAAGCTCGGAGGTTCTGACTGGGCTCAAACTAAAGCAAAAGCTAAAAAGCATGTTCATGAAATTGCTGAAAATCTTATTAAGCTTTATTCGGCAAGGCAGCAATCTCGCGGATTTGCATTTAGTAAAGATACACCTTGGCAAAAAGAGTTGGAAGATGCATTTCCTTATCAAGAAACTGCTGATCAGCTTACAACTATTGACGAAGTAAAAGCGGATATGGAAAAGCCAATACCAATGGATCGCTTAATTTGTGGAGATGTTGGTTTTGGTAAAACTGAAATTGCGTTACGTGCAGCTTTCAAAGCTGTGCAAGATTCTAAGCAAGTTGTTGTTTTAGTTCCAACGACTTTGCTTGTTCAACAGCATTACGAGACTTTTACAAATCGATTTGAAGGCTTTCCTGTAAAAGTTGCTGCAATGAGTAGATTCCAAACTTCTAAAGAGATTGAAGAAACTTTAGCTGGATTGCAAGATGGAAGCATTGACGTTGTTATTGGAACGCATAAGCTTTTGAATCCTAGTATAAAGTTCAAAGATTTAGGTTTGGTTATTATTGACGAAGAGCAGCGTTTTGGTGTGGAACATAAGGAAACTCTCAAAGCTTTGCGCACAAACGTTGACGTATTAAGTCTTTCAGCAACGCCAATTCCTAGAACTCTTGAAATGGCTGTAACTGGTATTCGTGAAATGTCTACTCTTGCAACTCCTCCAGAAGATAGGCTTCCAGTGCTTACATACGTTGGTGCGTATGATAATTCTCAAGTTGCTGCGTGCATTAAGCGTGAATTGTTGCGTGGGGGTCAAGTTTTTTACGTCCATAATCGTGTTGAAGATATTAGTTCTGTTGCAAGTAAGATTCAGGAGCTTGTGCCAGATGTCCGTGTTGCTATTGCTCATGGAAAAATGGGTGAGAAGCAGCTCGATGCTGTTATTCGTGATTTTTGGCATAGAGATATTGATGTGCTTGTTTGTACAACGATTATTGAAACAGGTCTTGATATTTCTAATGCGAATACACTTATTGTCGATCACGCAGATAGATTCGGTTTAAGCCAGTTGCATCAGTTGCGTGGCAGAGTAGGTAGAGGTCATGAGCGTGCTTACGCTTACTTTTTGTATGATCCATCTAAGCCTATGACGCAACAATCTCACGATAGACTCTCAACAATTGCTCAGCATACTGCACTTGGTTCTGGTTTTGATGTTGCGATGAAAGATTTGGAATTGCGCGGAACTGGAAATTTGCTTGGAGATGAGCAAAGTGGCCACATTGAGGGTGTTGGATTTGATTTGTATGTTCGTATGGTTTCTGAAGCTGTTGAAAAATATAAGGAACCTGAAAGAGTTGAGCCTGTTTGTGTAACTATTGATCTTCCAGTTGAGGCTTCTCTTCCAGTTGATTATATTGCTTCTGACAAGCTTCGTTTGGAAGCGTACCGAAAGCTTGCTGCTGCTAAGGATAATAGTGATTTGCAAGAACTTCACGATGAGCTTCTTGATCGCTTTGGTAATCCGCCTGAAGAGTTTGAGTCTTTGTGTGATGTTGCTCGTTTGCGCTTTAAAGCACGCGAGATTGGTATTACGCAAATCAGCTCTCAAGGAAAATCAGTGCGAGTTGTTGGCGTCGATCCAAAAGAGTCTGTGATGATGCGTTTGAAGCGTATTTATAGAGGATTACAGTATCGTCCTCTTACCCATATGCTTATTGTTCCAGCTCCTTTTGAATCTTCACTCGGGTCTGGTTCAATGAGTGAGCATGAAATAATCTCCTGGGTGCGTCAGCTTCTTGATGACGTCGCTTGGTAAATTTTCTTGTGTTTATTTTATAAATAAAGGCGGCCGCTATTTTGCAGTCGCCTTTATCAATTATTTTTTTTCGCGTTCTTACTGTAACGCTTCTCTAAGCTCGTCTTCTATTTCAACGTGATTATTTGGACGCTTTTGTGCATCAAGTTGGCTTCGATCAATATTCCAGTTTTTCTCAATGATTCCGTCTTTAATCATAAGAATTCTGTCAGAAAGTCTTACTGCTTCAGAAATATCATGCGTGACCATTATTGTGGTCCAGCCATGTTTCTGTCTTAGATTATCAAGCAAATCTTGCATGTCTAAACGAGTTAAAGCATCTAATGCGCCGAAAGGCTCGTCTAAAAGTAGTAATTCAGGATTATGAACTAAAGCTCTAGCTAATGAGACTCGTTGTGCTTGACCACCTGAAAGTTCTGATGGCCATTTTGACCCGCAATTATTAAGTTGCATATCGTTAAGAGCTTTTTCTGCAATAGATTTTAGTTCTGATTTGTTTCCTTGCATGCCGAAAACTACGTTCTTACTTACTGTTATCCATGGTATTAATCTTGCATCTTGGAAACCTATTGCTTGATGTTGTGTGACGTTTATTGTTCCAGAATCAGGTTTGATTAATCCTGAAATAACTTTAAGAAGAGTGGTTTTTCCGCATCCTGAGCGTCCGATTAGAGATACAAATTCACCTTTTTTAATATTTAGATTTATATCTCGCAATATTTTAGCGTTATTTTTAAAAGTCACGCCAATATGTTCTAGAGTAACGCAGTAAGAGTTATCTTTAGTCTCATAGTCTTCTATTTGAGTGTTCATATTTACTCCTACTGCGTTGCTCTAAATCATGTTTATATAATATTTATATAACTTTGTTATACAAGCATGTTATATAACTTTGTTTTAATTTTGATTAATCAGTTATATATTATTTATTTTTGATATTTAATTTTTTGTTTTTACTGATATGTGTTTTATAGATATATGGATTAATTTACTTCGTGCAATCCATTACAGAATCTTTCAAATTCTTTGGAGCTTGCTTAATTAAACCATATTTCACGTATTCTTTAGCCTGAGTTTCCATCATTTTCAAACCTTTTTCATCGATTGGGCGAATAGTTGGATTGTCAAACTTTTTAATTTGCTTAATAATAGTTTCGCTTGCTCCGAGCTGCTTGTAAGCGTTTCCAATAACATTGTTTTCTTTATGAGACTTTTTTGCTTCGCGAACAAGAGCCTTGTACATCTTCTTAACAAGATCCGGATGCTTTTGGGCAAAGCTCTTAGAAACAATGTGAATAGTAACATTCATATTGCCGTACTTTTTAGCATTTACAAGCAATTTTGCGCCTGGAGTTGTCATTGCTGCAGCAAGATTCTGATCGAATGAGGAAATTGCATCAATCTGTCCAGAAGTAAATGCTGCCTGGAAGTTCTTAGGGCTCATCTCAACTTTGTTAACTTTAGAAACGTCTAAACCACTTTTATCGAATGCGCGGTGAAGCATGTAATCGCCAGTATCACCGTTGTGAATAATAGCAACTTTCTTTCCGTATAAGTCTTTTAGTGTTTTCACGCCGCTTTTTGCGGACGCAACGATTCCTTGAGAATCACCATTGTAATATTCGAGCGCAAAAGCTACCCATGGTTGTCCTTCAGCAATCAAATCAATGAAGCGTCCGGTTCCAGTAGTTGTAGCATCTGCATTTCCGCTCATAACAGCAGTAAGACCATCGACTGGAGTGTAAGGACCAGTGTAAACTACCTTAGATTTGCCAAATTCGTCTTGAAGGAATTTCTCATTTTTCAAAGTAGTTAAATAATTTGCTGTAGAAAGATAAGCAACTCTCATAGTTCCAGCGTCTTCTTTTGAAGAAGCGCTTGATGATTTTTGTGAGTTTCCGCAAGCTGCAAGAGATACAGTTGCACAAGCAGCGCAGATTAATGCAATAATGCTCTTTTTAGAAAATCGCATTTTTAAATTAGCCATGATATACAGCTCCTTTTGTTTGTTGTTTTGTTTATCTGTTGTTTGTTTGGTTGTTATTATTTGGTTGTTGATTCTAAATATTGACTGATTCTTAAAAAGCAATTTAATGCATTTTAAAAAGTAGTTAACTTTAGAAAAATGTTGATACTACTAGATTATTGGCGTGATTTTCTATCTAATCTGCGCTCAGGTATAAGAAGATACTCTAATATGTTTGCAGTAAGCTCAGATCCAAGACCTGCAATTGCGTACATAATAACGCATGCCATCATTTGATCTGGCCTAAAGAATTCTTGCGCTCTTGAAAGAATGTATCCAATTCCAATAGAAGAATTGACTGTTTCGCAAGTCACTAATGCAACCCATGCTACAGATATTGCAAATCGCAAACCTGTCATAAAACTTGGAAGTGTACCGCGAAGCAAAATAGATATAAAAATAGTAGATTTTTTAACGTGATAAACCTGCGCTAATTCGAGAAGTTTCGGATCAATATTACGCACTCCGTCGCGAATATTAACGTACATAGGTCCAAAAACGCCAACAGCTATAAGCGCTATTTTCATCGTTTCATCTATTCCGAGGAAAATTATTAATATTGGAGCTAAAGCCGGGAATGGAATTGACCTCAACATGTGGCTTGGTTTATCAACTACAATATTGCCAAGCTTACTGCCTCCCGCAAGTATGCCTGCAGGAACAGCAAAAATAATTCCTAACAAAAGTCCTAAAAGAACTCGTAAAATACTTATTCCTAAGGATTTTAATAATATGCCTTCGTTGTTTAAATCAATAAAAGCTTGTATTACTTCATATGGGGATGGCAAAGAACGGTCTTCGATTGGAGAAAGAGTTGTAAAAAACCACAAAACCAAAATGAGGATGGTTGAAATCCACACTTTACACGAAGATACCGCTTTAAATGCAATCTTCAATATGTTTTTCGCTTTATTAGGCGAACTGTAAGTCATGCGACAATCCCTTCGATAGTTTTAGCTATATCAGGTTCAACGAGTGTATTCTCAGCGCAACACTGTATGTATTGTTGTTTGGCACGATGTAGTTGCGCACCCCGTGTCTGTGGTCATTATCTCCCAAGGGTATGGACATGTATATTTGAAATCGATATTTATAAACGATATTGCTTAAAAATATACAATTGGCTCATATGACTCGAATTAAATCAAAATATTGTGAACGTTCACGGCATAAATACGCTGGTACTCAATATAACGTCCATAAAACGCACTAATCTTGGAAGAGTCATCACAACCCATAGGTATAAAGGAGTAGTTGTGGCAGCTATTGAAAGCGTATATGCACGCGAAATTTTGGATTCTCGTGGAAATCCTACTGTTCAGGTTTATTTGGAGACCGAAGATGGCGCTCAGGGTATTGGTTTAGTGCCTTCTGGTGCTTCTACTGGTGAGGCTGAAGCTTGGGAACGTCGCGATGGCGACAAGTCCCGTTATCAAGGCAAGGGCACGTTGGAAGCTGTTAAGGCTGTCAACGAGGTAATCGCACCTAAGGTTATTGGCATGGATGCCACCGATCAGCGCGCTCTTGATGAGACGATGATTGAGCTTGATGGCACGCCAAACAAGGGCAAGCTTGGTGCTAACGCAATTCTCGGCGTTTCCCTCGCTGCTCTCTACGCTGCTGCCGAGTCTGCTCAGCTTCCGTTGTACCGCTACATTGGCGGCACCAATGGTCACATTCTTCCAGTTCCAAACATGAACATCATGAACGGTGGTGCTCACGCTGATTTCGCAACCGATATTCAGGAGTACATGATTTCTCCTTACGGTTTCGCGACCTACAGCGATGCTTTGCGCGCTGGTGTTGAGGTTTATCACACCTTGAAGAATGTTTTGAAGAAGGAAGGCTTGGCTACTGGTCTTGGTGACGAAGGTGGCTTCGCTCCAAAGATGAAGTCCAACGAGGATTCCTTGAAGTACATCATGGATGCAATCGAAGCCGCTGGCTACGAGCCAGGCAAGCAGATTGGTATTTCTCTTGACGTTGCTTCTTCTGAGTTCTACAACAAGGAAACTGGTAAGTATCGTTTCGATGGCGAAGAGCGCGAATCTGCTTACATGCTCGATTACTACGAGAAGCTCATCAACGAGTATCCAATCGTTTCCATCGAAGATCCATTCCAGGAAGAAGGCTGGGATGATTGGGCAGAAATCACCAAGCGTCTTGGTGATCGTTTGCAGTTCGTTGGCGATGACTTGCTCGTCACCAATCCAAAGCGTTTGGCTAAGGGTATTGAGCTTGGTGCAGCTAACTCCTTGCTCGTGAAGTTGAACCAGATTGGTTCCGTTACCGAAACCCTCGACGCTATTGAGCTTGCAACTAAGAACGGCTTCACTTCTATGGTTTCCCATCGTTCTGGTGAAACCCCAGATACCACCATTTCTGATCTTGCTGTTGCTAAGAACACCGGCCAAATCAAGACTGGTGCTCCTGCTCGTGGCGAGCGTATTGCTAAGTACAACCGCTTGCTTGAGATTGAGGAAGAGCTTGGTTCTACCGCTCAGTATGCTGGTTACAGCGCATTCAAGGCTTGCAAGAAGTATATGAAGTAACTTTTAGTTTTAAGTAACTTAGTGGCTTCTTGAGTCTTTGAGTTTTAACGGTCAGTCGTGTTTACGGCTGACCGTTTTTTATTAAATATTTTTGAAAAAATCACAACACGCAAAAAATTTTTCTTAAATTTACTTTCATTCTCCGCATAATGGTGATATTTTTGTGAGAAAATCGAAACAGAAGGAGATGTTTCATTATGCGAAAAGTAGCAGTTATTGGTATGGGAAATGTTGGCGCAGCTGTTGCTCATCAGCTTGTTGTTGGTGGTTACGCCGACGAGCTGTACTTATATGACAAGAATGAGGCTAAGGTTAAGGCTGATGCATTGGATTTTGAGGATTCAATGGACAATTTGCCTTTTAATGTAAACATTACTGTCAATGATTACGATGCTTTGAAAGATGTTGAAGTTATCGTAAGCGCTATGGGCAATATTAAGCTTTTAGACGTCCCAAATCCTGATCGTTTCGCAGAACTTAAACATAATCGTGTTCAAGTTGAAGAAGTTGGCGCAAAGATTAAAGCTTCTGGCTTCCATGGTGTTCTAATCGATATTACGAATCCTTGCGACGCTATTTGCCAGCTTTATAAAGAAACAACTGGTCTCCCTTATGAAAAAGTTATTGGCACTGGAACATTGCTTGATTCTGCACGTCTTCATCGCGCTGTTGGTAAATTCTTCGGAGTGCATCCAAAAGCCGTGAAGGGCTATAGCTTGGGTGAACATGGTGATTCACAGTTCGTCGCATGGTCCACAGTTAAGGTTCTTGAACAGCCGATTGTTGAGTTTGCAAAAGAAAAGAACATTGATTTAGATGCTGTCGATGAAGAAACTCGTCAAGGCGGCTTCACTGTGTTCTACGGAAAGAAGTATACAAATTACGGTATTGCTGCTGCTGCAGTTCGTTTGGTCCATGCTGTTCTTTCGGATTCGAAGGAGCAAATGCCTGTTTCGAACTATCGAGAGGAATACCATTCTTATCTTTCTTACCCAGCAATCGTTGGTCGCGAAGGTATTGTGAAGCAGTGCCAACTTGACTTGACTGAAGAAGAGTTGCAAAAGTTGCAGCATTCTGCAGATACAATTTTGAGTAAAGCTCAAGCAAAATAGACAAGTCAAAAATAAAATAACTAAAAATACTACTTTTGAATCTAAATATTTTTACAGATTTTAGACAAAGCGTATTGAAAAATGTCGTTGTAGGTTTAATTGCTCATAAGGAGTGTTGAATTTACAGCGACATTTTTGTTATAAGAATTTTTGATATTAGCATATTTATTATTTGAATTTATAAAGTTGGCTAGTCTTAACTGTTCATGATATATACTTTTAACTATAAATTGAATTATTTTTTTGGGGGTGGAAATATGATTTCTAGTGCATACATAAGTGTTGGAAGCAATATAGGTGATAGATTACTTAATTTGCGCCAAGCTGTTTCGCTATTGAAGCAAAATTCACATATAAA includes:
- a CDS encoding ABC transporter substrate-binding protein, with translation MANLKMRFSKKSIIALICAACATVSLAACGNSQKSSSASSKEDAGTMRVAYLSTANYLTTLKNEKFLQDEFGKSKVVYTGPYTPVDGLTAVMSGNADATTTGTGRFIDLIAEGQPWVAFALEYYNGDSQGIVASAKSGVKTLKDLYGKKVAIIHNGDTGDYMLHRAFDKSGLDVSKVNKVEMSPKNFQAAFTSGQIDAISSFDQNLAAAMTTPGAKLLVNAKKYGNMNVTIHIVSKSFAQKHPDLVKKMYKALVREAKKSHKENNVIGNAYKQLGASETIIKQIKKFDNPTIRPIDEKGLKMMETQAKEYVKYGLIKQAPKNLKDSVMDCTK
- the mfd gene encoding transcription-repair coupling factor, coding for MAADSRSNIKNNKNDKTDDISVISLRDILNDLSTKDSLFKALSEYDLDAISDYCCESANKNRKDLDSISEDLTISSPIGIRSAIVAALAKKKPVVVIVPSSRDAEDFIASVRDWYDGDAQDVAKLEAWETLPHERLSPRADTVASRIAVFRRLCHPENNTSLFGPIRVLVMPVRSLIQPVVEGIGDIDPLLFECGKELTLEYAVKRLVENAYTRVDLVMERGEFAVRGGIIDVFAPTMTHPVRIEFFGDEIDTIKQFHASDQRTYGNNIASIWATPCRELQITEKICKRACSLIGAIPNADDMLESIANSIPVEGMESLLPALVDRMESVQNMLPKESVIILSDPEKCRRAADDVTATANEFLAASWHVAASGHGSGAPITFDQANFLDFDETISSLELSNHDVWKLTSFGVDNQIYGNIALPASAPQEFRGDESKVSGGITSLVDNGFAVTITAAASGTLARLRRAIYVTGVHEFTTVRSSISDGFIDNVARIAILTERDLTGKSSASAQLKTPKRRRKAIDLMELKPGDFVVHEQHGIGRFVGMKQRNIAVSGGSATREYLVIEYAPSKRNAPNDKLFIPTDQLDLVSKYIGAEIPKLNKLGGSDWAQTKAKAKKHVHEIAENLIKLYSARQQSRGFAFSKDTPWQKELEDAFPYQETADQLTTIDEVKADMEKPIPMDRLICGDVGFGKTEIALRAAFKAVQDSKQVVVLVPTTLLVQQHYETFTNRFEGFPVKVAAMSRFQTSKEIEETLAGLQDGSIDVVIGTHKLLNPSIKFKDLGLVIIDEEQRFGVEHKETLKALRTNVDVLSLSATPIPRTLEMAVTGIREMSTLATPPEDRLPVLTYVGAYDNSQVAACIKRELLRGGQVFYVHNRVEDISSVASKIQELVPDVRVAIAHGKMGEKQLDAVIRDFWHRDIDVLVCTTIIETGLDISNANTLIVDHADRFGLSQLHQLRGRVGRGHERAYAYFLYDPSKPMTQQSHDRLSTIAQHTALGSGFDVAMKDLELRGTGNLLGDEQSGHIEGVGFDLYVRMVSEAVEKYKEPERVEPVCVTIDLPVEASLPVDYIASDKLRLEAYRKLAAAKDNSDLQELHDELLDRFGNPPEEFESLCDVARLRFKAREIGITQISSQGKSVRVVGVDPKESVMMRLKRIYRGLQYRPLTHMLIVPAPFESSLGSGSMSEHEIISWVRQLLDDVAW
- a CDS encoding ABC transporter permease, whose translation is MTYSSPNKAKNILKIAFKAVSSCKVWISTILILVLWFFTTLSPIEDRSLPSPYEVIQAFIDLNNEGILLKSLGISILRVLLGLLLGIIFAVPAGILAGGSKLGNIVVDKPSHMLRSIPFPALAPILIIFLGIDETMKIALIAVGVFGPMYVNIRDGVRNIDPKLLELAQVYHVKKSTIFISILLRGTLPSFMTGLRFAISVAWVALVTCETVNSSIGIGYILSRAQEFFRPDQMMACVIMYAIAGLGSELTANILEYLLIPERRLDRKSRQ
- the eno gene encoding phosphopyruvate hydratase, giving the protein MAAIESVYAREILDSRGNPTVQVYLETEDGAQGIGLVPSGASTGEAEAWERRDGDKSRYQGKGTLEAVKAVNEVIAPKVIGMDATDQRALDETMIELDGTPNKGKLGANAILGVSLAALYAAAESAQLPLYRYIGGTNGHILPVPNMNIMNGGAHADFATDIQEYMISPYGFATYSDALRAGVEVYHTLKNVLKKEGLATGLGDEGGFAPKMKSNEDSLKYIMDAIEAAGYEPGKQIGISLDVASSEFYNKETGKYRFDGEERESAYMLDYYEKLINEYPIVSIEDPFQEEGWDDWAEITKRLGDRLQFVGDDLLVTNPKRLAKGIELGAANSLLVKLNQIGSVTETLDAIELATKNGFTSMVSHRSGETPDTTISDLAVAKNTGQIKTGAPARGERIAKYNRLLEIEEELGSTAQYAGYSAFKACKKYMK
- a CDS encoding L-lactate dehydrogenase; the encoded protein is MRKVAVIGMGNVGAAVAHQLVVGGYADELYLYDKNEAKVKADALDFEDSMDNLPFNVNITVNDYDALKDVEVIVSAMGNIKLLDVPNPDRFAELKHNRVQVEEVGAKIKASGFHGVLIDITNPCDAICQLYKETTGLPYEKVIGTGTLLDSARLHRAVGKFFGVHPKAVKGYSLGEHGDSQFVAWSTVKVLEQPIVEFAKEKNIDLDAVDEETRQGGFTVFYGKKYTNYGIAAAAVRLVHAVLSDSKEQMPVSNYREEYHSYLSYPAIVGREGIVKQCQLDLTEEELQKLQHSADTILSKAQAK
- a CDS encoding ABC transporter ATP-binding protein, giving the protein MNTQIEDYETKDNSYCVTLEHIGVTFKNNAKILRDINLNIKKGEFVSLIGRSGCGKTTLLKVISGLIKPDSGTINVTQHQAIGFQDARLIPWITVSKNVVFGMQGNKSELKSIAEKALNDMQLNNCGSKWPSELSGGQAQRVSLARALVHNPELLLLDEPFGALDALTRLDMQDLLDNLRQKHGWTTIMVTHDISEAVRLSDRILMIKDGIIEKNWNIDRSQLDAQKRPNNHVEIEDELREALQ